A single bacterium HR11 DNA region contains:
- the hoxK gene encoding Uptake hydrogenase small subunit yields the protein MWGGIQTLHTWERSGLLDDAWSRREFLKFCGRMAVLLGLSDAFIPTIARALETAVQNRRPSIIWLEFQDCAGNTESFTRANSPSVAQAVLEAVSLDYHETLMAAAGHRAEEARRKALEANKGQVIVVVEGSIPTKDDGIYCTIGGQTALQIIREVEPYALVFVAVGTCAAFGGLPKANPNPTGAVGVEDVVRTKPVINLPGCPANPDVLMGLLVHYLVFNRLPDLDAQRRPLFAYGKRIHDTCERRPHFDAGQFALAFDDYGARQGYCLYKLGCKGPETYNICASLRWNMQASWPVKAGHPCIGCSERDFWDRFTPFYERLPEVRAFGVEQRADRLGGTLVGVTAVGVLAHAIYTWAVRRAERKAEELAKKEEEAKPKPPEG from the coding sequence ATGTGGGGTGGCATCCAGACTCTCCATACCTGGGAACGTTCAGGCCTCCTGGACGACGCCTGGAGTCGTCGGGAGTTCCTGAAGTTCTGCGGGCGGATGGCAGTCCTTCTGGGACTTTCGGACGCCTTCATCCCCACGATCGCTCGAGCCCTGGAGACGGCGGTTCAGAATCGGCGGCCCTCGATCATCTGGCTGGAGTTTCAGGACTGTGCCGGCAACACGGAGTCCTTCACCCGGGCGAATTCCCCATCGGTGGCCCAGGCGGTCTTAGAAGCTGTGTCCCTGGACTATCACGAGACGCTCATGGCGGCGGCCGGGCATCGGGCCGAGGAAGCCCGTCGGAAGGCCCTGGAGGCGAACAAGGGTCAGGTCATCGTCGTGGTCGAGGGCTCGATCCCCACGAAGGACGACGGGATTTACTGCACCATCGGCGGCCAGACGGCCCTGCAGATCATCCGGGAGGTAGAGCCTTACGCCTTGGTCTTTGTGGCCGTCGGGACCTGTGCGGCCTTCGGCGGCCTCCCCAAGGCGAATCCGAACCCGACGGGCGCCGTCGGGGTCGAGGACGTCGTCCGGACGAAGCCGGTCATCAACCTACCGGGGTGCCCGGCGAATCCGGACGTCCTGATGGGGCTTCTGGTGCACTATCTGGTCTTCAACCGTCTGCCGGACCTGGACGCCCAGCGGCGGCCCCTGTTTGCGTACGGCAAGCGGATTCACGACACCTGCGAGCGGCGGCCCCATTTTGATGCCGGTCAGTTCGCCCTCGCCTTTGACGATTACGGCGCCCGGCAGGGCTACTGCCTCTACAAGCTCGGATGCAAGGGCCCCGAAACCTATAACATCTGCGCGTCTTTGCGCTGGAACATGCAGGCCAGCTGGCCCGTCAAGGCCGGCCATCCCTGCATCGGCTGTTCGGAGCGGGACTTCTGGGACCGGTTCACGCCTTTTTACGAGCGGCTCCCCGAGGTTCGGGCCTTCGGTGTGGAACAGCGGGCCGACCGCCTGGGCGGCACGCTGGTCGGCGTGACGGCTGTCGGCGTCCTGGCCCATGCGATTTACACCTGGGCGGTCCGACGGGCCGAGCGGAAGGCGGAAGAGCTGGCCAAGAAGGAAGAAGAAGCCAAGCCGAAACCCCCTGAAGGCTAA